In the Uranotaenia lowii strain MFRU-FL chromosome 1, ASM2978415v1, whole genome shotgun sequence genome, tttttgtgataccacccatcattttctgcacagtactgctggtaacctcattcgccatcttgttccaccacttttccatttgagcaggttttttcatggttctgccacatttcgtCAGTTTGCCCtaaactattgcccaatatttctcgatgggacgaaaatccggacagttggGTGGATTGATacgtttttcaacaaattagatcttgttctccttattccacttaacgacatcacgactgtagtggcagcttgccaggtccggccagaacttcaccggacctttgttggaccgaatgaatggcaaaaccctcttctggagacattcttctttgtaaacatttccattcattgtgtccccagtgatgaaaatcttagtcttcttcccacaactacagatcccttgccaaatcatcaacttacgagcaaatttatctgcgaaaacaaaccaGAATCTACcagcaacattccctttacgcttcgcaaggtgaAATTTGTTACTTACGGTTACTTTCTCCAATCTTTTTCTGAAAAGAATTTGCTTCTATTAGCAAACATTCGCGCTCTTTTTCTTCCTCGAGAAAAGAAACCCAACATTGTTTCCAATatttcttattcgtttttcaacAAATCCTTTACTGCCCTGAGCTTGAATTGGTTGAATATCCATTCCGGGTACCCGTGTACTCGATTGAAGCTTCTTCCACGAATAAAATCCCAAACTTGTCGTCAATTTGTGgtatttttattcagaaaaatctGGTTCCTTGAACTACGGGGTTGTTGTGACCGTGGGTAAATGGACAGAATCGGTGGAGATTTCGCGGATCGAAGTAAAAGAATCGGACTACTCTTAAACACGTTTTTATTCTGATAGCTTTACACAACAACTGAATTGGCGGTAAGCAAGATGCAATCTTGTACCAAGGTAGCATCAAGTATGATGTAGCAAGATACATTCAAGGTAAGGTATATCAACTCTCCCTCTCGTAAAAAAGAAGTTATACaatgcaaaaatttataaatttaacttTTGGGGAGGTTTGATTGTTCTTCCGGAACGCCGTAACGGGATACTTTCACGTCGAACCACCGGTGTTCCACCGGCAGGGCTGCACGTCTTGGAAGTGTCGTCAACAACGACCTCGGTCGCTGGTTCTGGTATACTTCCAATATCCGTTGGATCAGGAATCTTCGGTCGATTGTCGACAGAAGTGCCGACATCAAGAGCAGGATTCGATGGAATAGTTGTCACGGGATTTGGTAATGCTCGTTGATAGCTTGTACCCGGTTGGTTGATGTTCAACGGCAGATGTTCACCTACGCCGCAGATGTGATCAACATGTCTCTCCCATATTCTTCCATCGTCGAGTCGGACAGTGTACCGTAATTTTCCCAACTTAGAAACAACTCTTCCGAACTGCCACTTATTGTTCGACAGGAAATCTCGTACACGGACTCGGTCGCCATCTGCAAACTGTCGCACGACCAAATTCGGGCGATCTTCTTCGGAAGCTTTCGGTAGCATCAAATCGAGGCGAGAACGGATTTGACGACCGAACATCATCATCGACGGGGACTGACCAGTAGAGGGATGTAACATTTTTCGGTACGTCAGCAGGATATTCGCAAGTTCCAAGTTGATCTTCGACCTCGGACACTTGAGGGCCTTCAGTTTTTGCTTGAAGGTCTGTACATAGCGTTCTGCTTGTCCGTTGGTAGCAGGATGGTACGGGGCTCCCATCTTGTGCACGATGCCATTTCGtttcaaaaacagctggaaggATTCGGCCGTAAATTGTACACCATGGTCGCTAACGAAGACCGAAGGGATTCCGAAAGTACTAAAGATCTCACGGCACATGTTTTCGGTACTCTCGGCAGTAATGGATCGACAAACTTTTATTTCGGGCCACTTGGTGTAGGAGTCCACCAGTATGAAGAAGTAAGTATCCATGAATGGACCGGCAAAGTCCGCATGAACCCGTTGGAAAGGTTCGGTAGCCGGCTCCCAGCAGTGCGGTTTGGCCTTCCAGGAATCTGGTCTGACAGATTGACATTCGGCGCAATTCGAGATCAATTCTTCGATTTGGCGGTCCATACCACTCCACCAACAATAACCTCTTGCCAGCGATTTCGTTCTAGTAACTCCGAAGTGTGTAGAGTGGAGTTCTTGTAACACTCGCTGTCGGAGAACATCCGGTATGTACACTCGAATGCCTCGGAGCAAGCAACCTTTTTGCAGCGAGAATTCTGTTTGGTCAACCCCGAATCTGTCTTTGGCATCAacaattttcccgtattttAACCCTTGGATAAGTGTACTCACCGACTTATCATCAGCAGTTGCTTGGGAAAGTTCCGACGTGGTCAGTGGAAGAGTTTCGATCTGGTTCAGCTCAACGACATCGGACTCCTCGATATCGCTTTCAGGATCCGACCGCTTCACTGGCATTCTGGACAGCGCGTCCGCATTGGCATGGTCCACTGACTTGCGGAATCGTAGCTCGTACTTGAACGATTGTAGAAAGGTGGCATAGTGTTGCATTCTAAGCGCGGACATTACGGGAAGACCTTTGTTCTCGTTGAAGATCTTCGAAACAGCTTGATTGTCCGTCAGCAAGGTGAAGTTTCTACCGTAGATGTATTGGAAAAACTTCTTCACACCGAACACTATGGCGTAAGCTTCCTTGTCCACCTGCATGTAAGCCTGTTGAGTGCGATTCAACGTCTGCGATGCGAATTGTATCGGGCGTTCGCTGCCATCGGGGTAAATGTGGCTGAGTACCGCCCCGACGCCGTAAGGAGAAGCATCGGTTGCCAGCAGCAAAGGCAGATCCGGCGAGTAGTGTACGAGGCAGTTGTCTGCCTGCATTCTCTCCTTGACGATTCGGAAGGACTTTTCGCACTCCTTGGTCCATTTGAAGTCAACTTCCTTTTTCAGCAGATTGTTGAGCGGGTACAGCACTGTGctcaaattttcgaagaaacGCCCGTAGTAATTAATTAGGCCGACGAAGGATCGAACCTCATCCTTGTTCTTTGGCCGCGGCATATTTTGGATTGCTTCGactttttgggaaattttgtgAATACCTTCTCGATCGATGAGATACCCACAGTACTGGATGCAATCGGTGAAAAATTCGCACTTTTTTCGATTAACCCGAATGTTATGGTAGGCTAATCGTCGCAGAACTTCCTCAAGATGACTCAGGTGTACCGCATCGGTAGAACCTGTTACTTTAATGTCGTCGAGAAAAACGCTTACTCCTTCGATGCCTTGCAAGATCGTTTCGATTTGGCGCTGCCAGATTGCCGGAGCTGATGATATGCCGTACATCAGTCGATTCGGACGATAAAGTCCGCGGTGCGTGTTCAGAGTTAGAATTTCTCTGTCTTCGGGTGCAACCTCCATCTGCAGGTACGCCTGGACAagatcaattttggaaaattttgatccTCCGGCGAACGACGCAAACAGCTCATCTATCGTTGGCAGCGGGTGCTGGTCCACTTTTAATTGAGGATTCACTGTTTGTTTATAATCACCACAAACACGTACGCGATTCTCCGATTTCTTCACAGGTACTATCGGAGTCGCCCAATTACTGTGTTCCACTTTGCTAAGAACACCTTCAGCCACAAGTCTGTTCAGTTCAGCGTCCACtgtcttttgcatattgaaaggAATTTTGCGCGCTCTGAGAAACACTGGATGCGCGTTGGGCTGAAGGTGTAGTTTAGCTTGCACTGATGATATTTTCCCGATGGAGTCCTCGAACACTGTCGCATATTTTCGgaatatttgttccaattgcGACGCACTATCACTAACACTGACACTCTTCACTGTATCCGGAACTCGCAGCATCGTATTCCAATCGATTGCCAACACACGCAGCCATTCCCTACCCAGCAGTGGGTGTTTGTTGGAATCAACCACGTACAACGGCAAAATCGATTTCACTCCCATGTATTGCACTTCCACATCCAAGACCCCCCGTACATGGATGTCACTGTCGCAGTAGCTAACCAAGCTCAACCGACTTCTTCGCAAACGCACATCAGCAAACAAATTATCGTAGCACTTCGTATTAATTATGCTGACGGGACTACCCGTATCGATTTCAAATCGAACGCACACATCGTTAACGAGAAGAGACAACCACATCTTCGTAACACCAGCGCACACATTCAACGAGCAAATTTCGCCGACAAATTGCGtatcacttttttcttcaagaTGGCTTCTTTCTCCGATGTAATTTGCCTTCACTTTGCCCGACTTGAACCCAGATTTCCCCGCACTTGGGCTTTTCCCTGCTGCTTTAGACATACACACATCCACTAAATGCCCTTTTTTCCCACAAAACGAACACTTTGCAGAGTGGAATTTGCACTCTTTTGCTAGGTGATTTTCATCCCCGCAACGgaagcaaaactttttcttcggCAATTTGCCAGCACTTTTTCCTGTGTTGCACTTTTTTGTAGGGTTATGGAACGCGTGCACATCGTGTTTCGGAACAGTTCCAGTAATTACTGCTCCGCTCTTCTGGGAAAGCTCCATGCTAACTGCGATGTCCCGTGCCTCTTGCAAGGTGAGGCGTTTTCTTTCCATGAGGCGCTCACGGATGTCATCGCGTTTAACACCGAAAACGAGTTGATTTCGTAAGGCTCTCTCTAGATAACCTCCAAAATCGCAGGTGACGGCAATCCGTCGCAATGCCACCAGAAATTCATCGATGGTTTCTTCCGGGGAAGCAGCATTTTTGTCGCCCTGGTGACGACTGTTGAACCGGAAATTCTCACTAATTTCCGACGGTTCCGGGCTGAAGTACTCTTGCAGGGTAGCAACGATTGCTGAATACGTTTGAGTACGAGGATTTTCCGGTGCCAATCGATCGGACAAAACCTCATATGCGTCCGAACCCATAAGGTGCAGAATCAGGTTCCGGCGCATTTCGTTATCCGCCACTCCGTAAATCGCAAACGCGGTTTCCAATCTTTCCACCCATCGGGGCCAACGCGTCTTCCGTCGGTCGTACGGGTCGATGTGGAAATTTGGAGGCAAAACCGCTGGGGCACGTTGTCCCGCACTGGCACTATTCTGTCCGGAATTCATGGTCCTCGTCGCCAGAATTGTTGTGACCGTGGGTAAATGGACAGAATCGGTGGAGATTTCGCGGATCGAAGTAAAAGAATCGGACTACTCTTAAACACGTTTTTATTCCGATAGCTTTACACAACAACTGAATTGGC is a window encoding:
- the LOC129760281 gene encoding uncharacterized protein K02A2.6-like, with product MNSGQNSASAGQRAPAVLPPNFHIDPYDRRKTRWPRWVERLETAFAIYGVADNEMRRNLILHLMGSDAYEVLSDRLAPENPRTQTYSAIVATLQEYFSPEPSEISENFRFNSRHQGDKNAASPEETIDEFLVALRRIAVTCDFGGYLERALRNQLVFGVKRDDIRERLMERKRLTLQEARDIAVSMELSQKSGAVITGTVPKHDVHAFHNPTKKCNTGKSAGKLPKKKFCFRCGDENHLAKECKFHSAKCSFCGKKGHLVDVCMSKAAGKSPSAGKSGFKSGKVKANYIGERSHLEEKSDTQFVGEICSLNVCAGVTKMWLSLLVNDVCVRFEIDTGSPVSIINTKCYDNLFADVRLRRSRLSLVSYCDSDIHVRGVLDVEVQYMGVKSILPLYVVDSNKHPLLGREWLRVLAIDWNTMLRVPDTVKSVSVSDSASQLEQIFRKYATVFEDSIGKISSVQAKLHLQPNAHPVFLRARKIPFNMQKTVDAELNRLVAEGVLSKVEHSNWATPIVPVKKSENRVRVCGDYKQTVNPQLKVDQHPLPTIDELFASFAGGSKFSKIDLVQAYLQMEVAPEDREILTLNTHRGLYRPNRLMYGISSAPAIWQRQIETILQGIEGVSVFLDDIKVTGSTDAVHLSHLEEVLRRLAYHNIRVNRKKCEFFTDCIQYCGYLIDREGIHKISQKVEAIQNMPRPKNKDEVRSFVGLINYYGRFFENLSTVLYPLNNLLKKEVDFKWTKECEKSFRIVKERMQADNCLVHYSPDLPLLLATDASPYGVGAVLSHIYPDGSERPIQFASQTLNRTQQAYMQVDKEAYAIVFGVKKFFQYIYGRNFTLLTDNQAVSKIFNENKGLPVMSALRMQHYATFLQSFKYELRFRKSVDHANADALSRMPVKRSDPESDIEESDVVELNQIETLPLTTSELSQATADDKSVSTLIQGLKYGKIVDAKDRFGVDQTEFSLQKGCLLRGIRVYIPDVLRQRVLQELHSTHFGVTRTKSLARGYCWWSGMDRQIEELISNCAECQSVRPDSWKAKPHCWEPATEPFQRVHADFAGPFMDTYFFILVDSYTKWPEIKVCRSITAESTENMCREIFSTFGIPSVFVSDHGVQFTAESFQLFLKRNGIVHKMGAPYHPATNGQAERYVQTFKQKLKALKCPRSKINLELANILLTYRKMLHPSTGQSPSMMMFGRQIRSRLDLMLPKASEEDRPNLVVRQFADGDRVRVRDFLSNNKWQFGRVVSKLGKLRYTVRLDDGRIWERHVDHICGVGEHLPLNINQPGTSYQRALPNPVTTIPSNPALDVGTSVDNRPKIPDPTDIGSIPEPATEVVVDDTSKTCSPAGGTPVVRRESIPLRRSGRTIKPPQKLNL